A single window of Micrococcaceae bacterium Sec5.1 DNA harbors:
- a CDS encoding DUF4082 domain-containing protein codes for MTGPSATRPQQVLKGFLLPLVIAMVAALLPLTAPAAVAAGPCDPGMNPVVCENSKPGSPPSEWDIVGAGDDSIQGFSTEISVNAGQPIRFKIDTDAPSYTIAIYRTGWYGGDGARKIANVTPSAFRQNQPPCISDLTTELYDCANWAVSATWQVPPTAVSGVYLALLTRADNGDQSHITFIVRADGSHSDVVFQTSDSTWQAYNTYGGSDLYQGAAHGRSYKVSYNRPVTTRDGTGGRDFYFSNEYPMVRFLEQNGYDVSYISGLDTDSRGSELLNHKVFLSVGHDEYWSGAQRTNVTAARDAGVNLQFLSGNEMYWRTRYEPSPVDGTAGRTLTCYKETWANSKIDPSTGWTGTWRDPRFASQANGGGLPENGLTGTAYMSNFSDLPVTVSAAEGKARLWRNTSLASLPSGTSAQLAQSTIGYESDEDLDNGFRPAGLIQLSTTVGDVPQYLQDFGNTVQPGRTTHHVTLYRAASGALVFSAGSVQWTWGLDQVHDGGGPAADTRMRQAQVNLLADMDAQPSSRAAGLVAAAASTDKSGPSVVINAPVNAATVAHGVNVTVTGTASDVGGVVAGVEVSTDGGATWHPATGKSTWTYTYIQKGFAAATIQVRAMDDSANIGTAAVRNLTVSGPYSVFGQTVPAIQDSGDGGAYEMGLRFSPSVDGFITGVRFYKSGSNTGVHTGSLWSSSGERLAQATFTNETESGWQTTLFSHPVAVAAGQKYTVSYWAPNGHYSTRDFQWASVGSPDGPLTVAGGFGSEPAGVYSTSPGFPTASFNGGNYFADAVFSTVDNSPMTVSGQTPYPSSSSVSVATKVTGVFSKPVTSSSVQLTLESSSGQIAGTTTYDATTRRATFTPSTALAFSTQFTATLSGTDSAGGPVTAGGTWAFTTAATLPVPGDCPCSLFNDSVTPGIAEVREGVPLTLGVRFSSVAAGQVLGMRFYKSLGNTDTHYGALYTGSGQQLATVGFANESASGWQTAIFSQPIQMAANTDYIVSYKTSSGIYSVTPNGFGQGMSVGPLRAAGDAGAYTYNGDFAGARSTSSYLVDVIVDVPPPAFTLSAQAPLPGSSSVPLDAVVSAVLSEPVESSTVDLVVRDSSGASVSGSVTYDGATRKVSFTPAAPLAAGGSFTARVTATAVSGRALTDSSWSFSTVPAQRIQGVCPCTLYQDTVTPSVLEASDGVPLSLGVKFSSDINGEVTGIRFYKAPGNTGIHTGFLYTATGQLLATATFANESSTGWQTAMLSQPVQISAGIDYIVDYKSPSGIFSFTPDGFGTGFTSGPLKVSSNSGTFSYNSDFAGSPSTYSYLVDLVFMAPVQPLTVTAQVPAPETSDVSRDAKPSITFSSAIRSGASLTVTADGVSVPGSTALSGDSKTLTFTPSSTLPDGATMSVAVSGVTSIQGQAAGPIQWEFTTMNPAAHMFGALEPQTSSVDDSSSVELGTAFTVAQAGNITGIRFYKGTGNTGVHVGTLWDNTGNSLAQVTFTNETPTGWQTALLASPISLVPGQTYVVSYLAPNGHYSYTSGFFNATWTAGVFTASGPNNGLYRYGSGGVMPANSWNATNYFVDVVYSTTTATAQTQASATETPTPTATATPTPTASPTSTQ; via the coding sequence ATGACCGGTCCTTCAGCTACCCGACCACAGCAAGTCCTCAAAGGTTTTCTCTTGCCTTTGGTGATTGCCATGGTTGCAGCTTTGCTGCCTCTTACTGCCCCGGCGGCCGTCGCAGCGGGACCATGCGACCCCGGAATGAATCCTGTGGTGTGTGAAAATTCCAAACCCGGAAGTCCACCTTCAGAGTGGGACATTGTTGGCGCAGGTGACGACAGCATCCAAGGCTTCTCCACGGAAATCAGCGTCAATGCCGGGCAGCCCATTCGTTTCAAGATCGATACGGATGCGCCAAGCTACACAATCGCGATATATCGGACAGGGTGGTATGGGGGCGACGGGGCTCGCAAGATCGCTAACGTAACGCCGTCGGCTTTCCGGCAAAACCAGCCCCCGTGCATCAGCGATCTGACCACCGAATTGTACGATTGTGCAAATTGGGCTGTCTCGGCTACCTGGCAGGTGCCTCCAACGGCCGTTTCAGGGGTATACCTCGCTTTGCTGACCCGGGCCGACAATGGAGATCAGAGCCACATTACGTTTATAGTCCGCGCAGACGGGAGTCATTCAGATGTGGTGTTCCAAACTTCAGACTCGACATGGCAGGCATACAACACCTACGGCGGGTCGGATTTGTACCAAGGTGCAGCCCATGGCCGTTCGTACAAAGTCAGTTATAACCGTCCGGTAACAACCCGGGACGGGACCGGTGGACGCGACTTTTACTTCTCCAACGAATATCCCATGGTGCGGTTCCTAGAGCAGAACGGGTACGACGTTAGCTACATCAGCGGCCTCGACACCGACAGCCGGGGTTCCGAGCTGCTCAACCATAAGGTGTTTCTCTCAGTTGGCCACGATGAGTATTGGTCCGGCGCCCAGCGGACCAATGTCACTGCGGCGCGGGATGCTGGTGTTAATCTGCAGTTCCTTTCGGGCAACGAAATGTACTGGCGCACTCGCTATGAACCTTCCCCTGTTGATGGAACCGCTGGACGTACGCTGACGTGTTACAAGGAGACCTGGGCCAACAGCAAAATAGATCCCAGCACCGGCTGGACGGGCACTTGGCGTGATCCCCGCTTTGCCTCTCAAGCCAATGGAGGTGGTCTTCCGGAGAACGGACTCACTGGAACCGCCTACATGTCCAATTTCTCAGATCTTCCCGTCACAGTCAGTGCCGCGGAAGGCAAGGCCAGACTGTGGCGAAATACGTCTTTGGCTTCCTTACCGTCCGGGACGTCTGCGCAGCTTGCACAGAGCACCATCGGCTATGAGTCCGACGAAGACCTGGACAATGGCTTTCGTCCAGCTGGATTGATCCAGTTGTCGACTACCGTAGGAGACGTCCCCCAGTATCTTCAGGATTTCGGGAACACGGTTCAACCTGGACGCACCACGCACCACGTCACGCTCTACCGTGCGGCTAGTGGGGCGCTGGTCTTTTCGGCAGGCAGTGTCCAGTGGACCTGGGGCCTGGATCAAGTACATGACGGTGGCGGTCCAGCCGCGGATACAAGAATGCGCCAGGCGCAGGTCAACCTCTTGGCCGATATGGACGCGCAACCCTCCTCGCGGGCCGCCGGTCTGGTTGCCGCGGCCGCCAGCACAGACAAGAGTGGGCCCTCGGTCGTCATCAACGCACCAGTAAACGCTGCAACCGTCGCCCACGGCGTCAACGTGACGGTCACTGGAACGGCCTCCGATGTTGGCGGTGTAGTCGCTGGCGTAGAGGTTTCAACGGACGGCGGTGCCACATGGCACCCGGCCACGGGGAAGTCGACATGGACCTACACCTATATCCAAAAGGGCTTCGCGGCGGCGACCATCCAGGTTCGAGCCATGGACGACAGCGCCAACATTGGCACTGCTGCCGTACGCAACCTGACCGTGAGCGGACCCTATAGTGTTTTTGGCCAGACGGTTCCAGCCATCCAGGACTCCGGGGACGGTGGGGCCTATGAGATGGGGCTTCGTTTCAGTCCCTCGGTGGACGGCTTCATCACCGGTGTCCGTTTCTACAAGAGCGGCTCCAACACAGGGGTTCACACCGGCTCACTTTGGAGCTCCTCCGGCGAGCGCCTGGCCCAGGCCACCTTCACCAATGAAACGGAATCGGGTTGGCAGACTACCTTGTTCAGTCACCCAGTGGCCGTCGCTGCCGGGCAAAAGTACACGGTCTCCTACTGGGCACCTAACGGACACTATTCAACAAGGGACTTTCAGTGGGCGAGCGTCGGCTCGCCAGACGGACCCCTTACCGTCGCCGGCGGATTCGGCTCTGAACCCGCCGGAGTCTACAGCACTTCCCCAGGCTTTCCGACTGCGAGTTTCAACGGTGGGAACTACTTCGCGGACGCTGTATTCAGCACAGTTGACAACTCACCCATGACCGTATCCGGGCAAACGCCTTACCCATCGTCGTCGAGCGTTTCCGTAGCGACAAAGGTGACCGGCGTGTTCTCGAAACCTGTCACGTCCTCCAGCGTGCAACTGACACTGGAGTCTTCATCTGGGCAAATAGCTGGTACAACCACATACGACGCTACAACCCGACGGGCAACGTTTACGCCATCCACGGCCTTGGCATTCAGCACGCAGTTTACGGCAACTTTGTCGGGTACAGACTCGGCCGGCGGCCCCGTTACGGCCGGTGGCACGTGGGCCTTCACAACCGCAGCTACACTGCCCGTCCCAGGGGATTGCCCGTGTAGCCTCTTCAATGATTCGGTAACTCCGGGCATCGCCGAAGTGCGTGAGGGTGTGCCCTTGACACTGGGAGTCCGGTTCTCCAGCGTAGCTGCCGGACAAGTGCTGGGTATGCGTTTCTACAAGTCTTTGGGAAACACCGACACCCACTACGGTGCCCTATACACGGGTTCAGGGCAGCAGCTCGCTACTGTTGGGTTTGCGAATGAAAGTGCCTCTGGCTGGCAGACTGCAATATTCAGTCAGCCGATCCAGATGGCCGCGAACACTGACTATATAGTGTCCTACAAAACATCCTCGGGAATCTATTCGGTGACCCCAAATGGCTTCGGGCAAGGTATGAGCGTGGGTCCACTGCGGGCCGCCGGGGATGCGGGCGCGTACACATACAACGGTGATTTCGCCGGTGCCCGATCAACGTCGAGTTACTTGGTTGATGTGATCGTGGATGTGCCACCCCCAGCGTTCACACTCAGTGCCCAAGCGCCCCTCCCGGGATCTTCAAGTGTGCCTCTTGATGCAGTCGTCAGCGCTGTACTCTCAGAGCCAGTGGAGAGTTCGACTGTCGATCTTGTCGTTCGGGACTCCAGCGGCGCGTCGGTGAGTGGTTCAGTCACCTATGATGGTGCTACGCGCAAGGTGTCGTTCACTCCTGCAGCGCCACTCGCCGCCGGTGGGAGTTTCACAGCTCGCGTGACCGCTACCGCAGTGTCCGGGCGCGCCTTGACGGACTCCAGTTGGTCATTTAGTACTGTACCAGCGCAACGCATCCAAGGCGTTTGCCCGTGTACCCTCTATCAGGACACTGTAACGCCATCCGTTTTAGAAGCCAGTGACGGCGTGCCCCTGAGCCTTGGTGTCAAGTTCTCCAGCGACATAAATGGCGAGGTCACAGGAATCCGATTCTACAAGGCACCAGGTAACACGGGTATTCACACTGGCTTCCTTTACACAGCAACCGGACAGTTACTGGCCACGGCCACGTTCGCAAATGAGTCCTCCACAGGCTGGCAAACAGCAATGCTCAGCCAACCTGTCCAAATTAGCGCCGGAATAGACTACATCGTTGATTACAAATCCCCGAGCGGGATCTTTTCGTTTACTCCAGACGGGTTTGGAACGGGCTTTACGAGCGGTCCACTGAAGGTTTCGTCAAATTCGGGCACCTTCTCGTACAACAGCGACTTCGCCGGCTCACCTTCAACATACAGCTACTTGGTAGATCTGGTGTTCATGGCACCAGTACAGCCACTGACTGTTACTGCGCAGGTGCCGGCACCCGAAACATCTGACGTTTCCCGCGACGCCAAGCCATCGATTACTTTTTCGTCAGCCATCCGGTCAGGAGCCTCCCTCACCGTTACGGCGGATGGAGTATCCGTGCCGGGCTCCACCGCTCTTTCCGGGGACAGCAAGACCCTCACCTTCACTCCGTCGTCAACACTGCCCGACGGAGCGACTATGAGCGTCGCGGTTTCGGGCGTCACTTCCATTCAGGGCCAAGCTGCCGGGCCCATACAATGGGAATTCACGACGATGAATCCTGCTGCCCATATGTTTGGTGCTTTGGAGCCTCAAACGTCGTCTGTCGACGACTCCTCCTCTGTGGAACTCGGAACAGCATTCACCGTAGCTCAAGCCGGCAACATCACAGGGATTCGTTTCTACA